From a region of the Betta splendens chromosome 5, fBetSpl5.4, whole genome shotgun sequence genome:
- the arhgef25b gene encoding rho guanine nucleotide exchange factor 25 isoform X2: MAVQEARDWPVRCRHEQAAFGPQSHRRRPCRPIRLTPGAVLLTAGNGAVTPKSCGNKISDSSGEKAFDEGNQEVGTRYEPSGRSSVAAGGEAESYSAAGSDGSRAPSCSGPHQASGGSSPGSRGSSSASRRPVSALKRWLSSPVRRLSADARGAAGKTERQAPRPDRRPARAEERPGSVGPSHKDAVRSSGTMACKGVSAPADPSSQNYLSDLLQDSDAQTLEQDDCAATDAGEEERSVALEKSLYVLTELIETERLYVEDLGLIVQGYMASMSSQGVPEDMKGKDRIVFGNIHQIYDWHKDYFLGELEKCVDEPDNLAQLFIKHERRLHMYVVYCQNKPKSEHVVSEYIDTYFEDLRQTLGHRLQLNDLLIKPVQRIMKYQLLLKDFLKYYSKAGRDTEELQRAVEVMCFVPKRCNDMMNVGRLQGFEGKITAQGRLLQQDTFSVSEQEGGLLPRARERRVFLFERLVVFSEPADRGRGFLAPGYTFKSSIKVSCLGVEKPCEEDPRRLVLTSRGTDGSVARFVMQAPSPGVQRAWRGDVLQILESQRNFLNALQSPIEYQRRENKSHSLGRSTTRPHSSASMDRNRPPCLRSHNASLPSLHPRPHGPGAKRSLCTEASGGRPRCSQNSTQVPDQDMTSSFQGTACSEGGDDT, from the exons ATGGCTGTGCAGGAGGCACGAGACTGGCCCGTGCGATGCAGACACGAACAAGCTGCTTTTGGCCCTCAGTCACATAGGAGGAGACCATGCAGGCCCATCCGTCTCACACCGGGCGCCGTCCTCCTCACAGCTGGCAACGGTGCAGTTACACCAAAGAGCTGCGGAAACAAG ATCTCAGACTCGAGTGGGGAGAAAGCGTTTGATGAAGGCAACCAGGAGGTCGGGACACGTTACGAGCCGAGCGGACGGTccagtgtggctgcaggaggtgaAG CTGAGTCCTACTCCGCGGCCGGCAGCGACGGCAGCAGGGCCCCGTCGTGCTCCGGGCCCCACCAGGCCTCGGGCGGCTCCAGCCCCGGCTCGCGCGGCTCGTCGTCGGCGTCGCGGCGGCCCGTCAGCGCCCTGAAGCGCTGGCTCAGCAGCCCCGTCCGCAGGCTCAGCGCCGACGCCCGCGGAGCGGCGGGGAAGACGGAGAGGCAGGCGCCGAGGCCGGACCGGAGGCCGGCGCGGGCGGAGGAGCGGCCCGGGTCCGTGGGGCCCAGCCATAAGGACGCCGTCCGGTCCAGTGGAACCATG GCGTGTAAAGGTGTGTCGGCGCCGGCAGATCCGTCGAGTCAGAACTACTTGTCCGACCTCCTGCAGGACAGCGACGCACAGACTCTGGAGCAG GACGACTGTGCTGCGACGGACGCCGGCGAAGAGGAGCGAAGCGTCGCCCTAGAGAAGAGCTT GTACGTGCTGACGGAGCTGATAGAGACCGAGAGGCTGTACGTGGAGGATCTGGGCCTGATCGTGCAG ggctACATGGCCTCCATGAGCAGCCAGGGCGTTCCCGAGGACATGAAGGGGAAGGACAGGATTGTTTTTGGAAACATCCACCAGATCTACGATTGGCACAAGGA TTATTTCCTGGGAGAGCTGGAGAAGTGTGTGGACGAGCCCGACAACCTGGCCCAGCTCTTCATCAAACAC GAGCGACGCCTTCACATGTACGTGGTTTACTGTCAGAACAAGCCCAAGTCGGAGCACGTCGTCTCCGAGTACATCGACACGTACTTCGAG GATCTCAGGCAGACGCTgggccacaggctgcagctcaacGACCTGCTCATCAAGCCCGTCCAGAGGATCATGAAGTACCAGCTGTTGCTGAAG GACTTCCTCAAGTACTACAGTAAAGCAGGAAGAGACAccgaggagctgcag AGGGCCGTGGAGGTGATGTGCTTCGTGCCGAAGCGCTGTAACGACATGATGAACGTGGGCCGGCTCCAGGGTTTCGAG GGTAAGATCACGGCGCAgggcaggctgctgcagcaggacacgTTCTCCGTCAGCGAGCAGGAGGGCGGCCTCCTGCCGCGCGCCCGGGAGCGCCGGGTCTTTCTGTTCGAGCGGCTGGTGGTCTTCAGCGAGCCCGCGGACCGGGGGAGGGGCTTCCTGGCTCCGGGGTACACGTTCAAGAGCAGCATCAAG GTCAGCTGCCTGGGCGTGGAGAAGCCGTGCGAGGAGGACCCGCGCCGCCTGGTGCTGACCTCCAGGGGCACCGACGGCAGCGTGGCGCGCTTCGTCATGCAGGCGCCGTCGCCCGGCGTGCAGCGAGCGTGGCGCGGCGACGTGCTGCAGATCCTGGAGAGCCAGAGGAACTTCCTCAACG CGCTGCAGTCGCCCATTGAGTACCAGCGCCGGGAGAACAAGTCCCACAGCCTGGGGCGCAGCACCACGCGGCCCCACTCCTCGGCGTCCATGGACCGGAACCGGCCGCCGTGCCTGCGGTCCCACAACGCCTCCCTGCCCTCGCTGCACCCGCGCCCGCACGGCCCCGGCGCCAAG CGCAGTCTGTGCACGGAGGCGTCCGGTGGTCGGCCGCGCTGCAGCCAGAACAGCACACAGGTACCAGATCAG GATATGACTTCCAGCTTCCAGGGAACCGCATGCAGTGAGGGAGGGGATGACACATAA
- the arhgef25b gene encoding rho guanine nucleotide exchange factor 25 isoform X6 yields MAVQEARDWPVRCRHEQAAFGPQSHRRRPCRPIRLTPGAVLLTAGNGAVTPKSCGNKISDSSGEKAFDEGNQEVGTRYEPSGRSSVAAGGEAESYSAAGSDGSRAPSCSGPHQASGGSSPGSRGSSSASRRPVSALKRWLSSPVRRLSADARGAAGKTERQAPRPDRRPARAEERPGSVGPSHKDAVRSSGTMACKGVSAPADPSSQNYLSDLLQDSDAQTLEQDDCAATDAGEEERSVALEKSLYVLTELIETERLYVEDLGLIVQGYMASMSSQGVPEDMKGKDRIVFGNIHQIYDWHKDYFLGELEKCVDEPDNLAQLFIKHERRLHMYVVYCQNKPKSEHVVSEYIDTYFEDLRQTLGHRLQLNDLLIKPVQRIMKYQLLLKDFLKYYSKAGRDTEELQRAVEVMCFVPKRCNDMMNVGRLQGFEGKITAQGRLLQQDTFSVSEQEGGLLPRARERRVFLFERLVVFSEPADRGRGFLAPGYTFKSSIKVSCLGVEKPCEEDPRRLVLTSRGTDGSVARFVMQAPSPGVQRAWRGDVLQILESQRNFLNALQSPIEYQRRENKSHSLGRSTTRPHSSASMDRNRPPCLRSHNASLPSLHPRPHGPGAKRSLCTEASGGRPRCSQNSTQVPDQPEAATARG; encoded by the exons ATGGCTGTGCAGGAGGCACGAGACTGGCCCGTGCGATGCAGACACGAACAAGCTGCTTTTGGCCCTCAGTCACATAGGAGGAGACCATGCAGGCCCATCCGTCTCACACCGGGCGCCGTCCTCCTCACAGCTGGCAACGGTGCAGTTACACCAAAGAGCTGCGGAAACAAG ATCTCAGACTCGAGTGGGGAGAAAGCGTTTGATGAAGGCAACCAGGAGGTCGGGACACGTTACGAGCCGAGCGGACGGTccagtgtggctgcaggaggtgaAG CTGAGTCCTACTCCGCGGCCGGCAGCGACGGCAGCAGGGCCCCGTCGTGCTCCGGGCCCCACCAGGCCTCGGGCGGCTCCAGCCCCGGCTCGCGCGGCTCGTCGTCGGCGTCGCGGCGGCCCGTCAGCGCCCTGAAGCGCTGGCTCAGCAGCCCCGTCCGCAGGCTCAGCGCCGACGCCCGCGGAGCGGCGGGGAAGACGGAGAGGCAGGCGCCGAGGCCGGACCGGAGGCCGGCGCGGGCGGAGGAGCGGCCCGGGTCCGTGGGGCCCAGCCATAAGGACGCCGTCCGGTCCAGTGGAACCATG GCGTGTAAAGGTGTGTCGGCGCCGGCAGATCCGTCGAGTCAGAACTACTTGTCCGACCTCCTGCAGGACAGCGACGCACAGACTCTGGAGCAG GACGACTGTGCTGCGACGGACGCCGGCGAAGAGGAGCGAAGCGTCGCCCTAGAGAAGAGCTT GTACGTGCTGACGGAGCTGATAGAGACCGAGAGGCTGTACGTGGAGGATCTGGGCCTGATCGTGCAG ggctACATGGCCTCCATGAGCAGCCAGGGCGTTCCCGAGGACATGAAGGGGAAGGACAGGATTGTTTTTGGAAACATCCACCAGATCTACGATTGGCACAAGGA TTATTTCCTGGGAGAGCTGGAGAAGTGTGTGGACGAGCCCGACAACCTGGCCCAGCTCTTCATCAAACAC GAGCGACGCCTTCACATGTACGTGGTTTACTGTCAGAACAAGCCCAAGTCGGAGCACGTCGTCTCCGAGTACATCGACACGTACTTCGAG GATCTCAGGCAGACGCTgggccacaggctgcagctcaacGACCTGCTCATCAAGCCCGTCCAGAGGATCATGAAGTACCAGCTGTTGCTGAAG GACTTCCTCAAGTACTACAGTAAAGCAGGAAGAGACAccgaggagctgcag AGGGCCGTGGAGGTGATGTGCTTCGTGCCGAAGCGCTGTAACGACATGATGAACGTGGGCCGGCTCCAGGGTTTCGAG GGTAAGATCACGGCGCAgggcaggctgctgcagcaggacacgTTCTCCGTCAGCGAGCAGGAGGGCGGCCTCCTGCCGCGCGCCCGGGAGCGCCGGGTCTTTCTGTTCGAGCGGCTGGTGGTCTTCAGCGAGCCCGCGGACCGGGGGAGGGGCTTCCTGGCTCCGGGGTACACGTTCAAGAGCAGCATCAAG GTCAGCTGCCTGGGCGTGGAGAAGCCGTGCGAGGAGGACCCGCGCCGCCTGGTGCTGACCTCCAGGGGCACCGACGGCAGCGTGGCGCGCTTCGTCATGCAGGCGCCGTCGCCCGGCGTGCAGCGAGCGTGGCGCGGCGACGTGCTGCAGATCCTGGAGAGCCAGAGGAACTTCCTCAACG CGCTGCAGTCGCCCATTGAGTACCAGCGCCGGGAGAACAAGTCCCACAGCCTGGGGCGCAGCACCACGCGGCCCCACTCCTCGGCGTCCATGGACCGGAACCGGCCGCCGTGCCTGCGGTCCCACAACGCCTCCCTGCCCTCGCTGCACCCGCGCCCGCACGGCCCCGGCGCCAAG CGCAGTCTGTGCACGGAGGCGTCCGGTGGTCGGCCGCGCTGCAGCCAGAACAGCACACAGGTACCAGATCAG CCAGAAGCGGCGACTGCTCGTGGCTGA
- the arhgef25b gene encoding rho guanine nucleotide exchange factor 25 isoform X7, which yields MAVQEARDWPVRCRHEQAAFGPQSHRRRPCRPIRLTPGAVLLTAGNGAVTPKSCGNKISDSSGEKAFDEGNQEVGTRYEPSGRSSVAAGGEAESYSAAGSDGSRAPSCSGPHQASGGSSPGSRGSSSASRRPVSALKRWLSSPVRRLSADARGAAGKTERQAPRPDRRPARAEERPGSVGPSHKDAVRSSGTMACKGVSAPADPSSQNYLSDLLQDSDAQTLEQDDCAATDAGEEERSVALEKSLYVLTELIETERLYVEDLGLIVQGYMASMSSQGVPEDMKGKDRIVFGNIHQIYDWHKDYFLGELEKCVDEPDNLAQLFIKHERRLHMYVVYCQNKPKSEHVVSEYIDTYFEDLRQTLGHRLQLNDLLIKPVQRIMKYQLLLKDFLKYYSKAGRDTEELQRAVEVMCFVPKRCNDMMNVGRLQGFEGKITAQGRLLQQDTFSVSEQEGGLLPRARERRVFLFERLVVFSEPADRGRGFLAPGYTFKSSIKVSCLGVEKPCEEDPRRLVLTSRGTDGSVARFVMQAPSPGVQRAWRGDVLQILESQRNFLNALQSPIEYQRRENKSHSLGRSTTRPHSSASMDRNRPPCLRSHNASLPSLHPRPHGPGAKQRSLCTEASGGRPRCSQNSTQPEAATARG from the exons ATGGCTGTGCAGGAGGCACGAGACTGGCCCGTGCGATGCAGACACGAACAAGCTGCTTTTGGCCCTCAGTCACATAGGAGGAGACCATGCAGGCCCATCCGTCTCACACCGGGCGCCGTCCTCCTCACAGCTGGCAACGGTGCAGTTACACCAAAGAGCTGCGGAAACAAG ATCTCAGACTCGAGTGGGGAGAAAGCGTTTGATGAAGGCAACCAGGAGGTCGGGACACGTTACGAGCCGAGCGGACGGTccagtgtggctgcaggaggtgaAG CTGAGTCCTACTCCGCGGCCGGCAGCGACGGCAGCAGGGCCCCGTCGTGCTCCGGGCCCCACCAGGCCTCGGGCGGCTCCAGCCCCGGCTCGCGCGGCTCGTCGTCGGCGTCGCGGCGGCCCGTCAGCGCCCTGAAGCGCTGGCTCAGCAGCCCCGTCCGCAGGCTCAGCGCCGACGCCCGCGGAGCGGCGGGGAAGACGGAGAGGCAGGCGCCGAGGCCGGACCGGAGGCCGGCGCGGGCGGAGGAGCGGCCCGGGTCCGTGGGGCCCAGCCATAAGGACGCCGTCCGGTCCAGTGGAACCATG GCGTGTAAAGGTGTGTCGGCGCCGGCAGATCCGTCGAGTCAGAACTACTTGTCCGACCTCCTGCAGGACAGCGACGCACAGACTCTGGAGCAG GACGACTGTGCTGCGACGGACGCCGGCGAAGAGGAGCGAAGCGTCGCCCTAGAGAAGAGCTT GTACGTGCTGACGGAGCTGATAGAGACCGAGAGGCTGTACGTGGAGGATCTGGGCCTGATCGTGCAG ggctACATGGCCTCCATGAGCAGCCAGGGCGTTCCCGAGGACATGAAGGGGAAGGACAGGATTGTTTTTGGAAACATCCACCAGATCTACGATTGGCACAAGGA TTATTTCCTGGGAGAGCTGGAGAAGTGTGTGGACGAGCCCGACAACCTGGCCCAGCTCTTCATCAAACAC GAGCGACGCCTTCACATGTACGTGGTTTACTGTCAGAACAAGCCCAAGTCGGAGCACGTCGTCTCCGAGTACATCGACACGTACTTCGAG GATCTCAGGCAGACGCTgggccacaggctgcagctcaacGACCTGCTCATCAAGCCCGTCCAGAGGATCATGAAGTACCAGCTGTTGCTGAAG GACTTCCTCAAGTACTACAGTAAAGCAGGAAGAGACAccgaggagctgcag AGGGCCGTGGAGGTGATGTGCTTCGTGCCGAAGCGCTGTAACGACATGATGAACGTGGGCCGGCTCCAGGGTTTCGAG GGTAAGATCACGGCGCAgggcaggctgctgcagcaggacacgTTCTCCGTCAGCGAGCAGGAGGGCGGCCTCCTGCCGCGCGCCCGGGAGCGCCGGGTCTTTCTGTTCGAGCGGCTGGTGGTCTTCAGCGAGCCCGCGGACCGGGGGAGGGGCTTCCTGGCTCCGGGGTACACGTTCAAGAGCAGCATCAAG GTCAGCTGCCTGGGCGTGGAGAAGCCGTGCGAGGAGGACCCGCGCCGCCTGGTGCTGACCTCCAGGGGCACCGACGGCAGCGTGGCGCGCTTCGTCATGCAGGCGCCGTCGCCCGGCGTGCAGCGAGCGTGGCGCGGCGACGTGCTGCAGATCCTGGAGAGCCAGAGGAACTTCCTCAACG CGCTGCAGTCGCCCATTGAGTACCAGCGCCGGGAGAACAAGTCCCACAGCCTGGGGCGCAGCACCACGCGGCCCCACTCCTCGGCGTCCATGGACCGGAACCGGCCGCCGTGCCTGCGGTCCCACAACGCCTCCCTGCCCTCGCTGCACCCGCGCCCGCACGGCCCCGGCGCCAAG CAGCGCAGTCTGTGCACGGAGGCGTCCGGTGGTCGGCCGCGCTGCAGCCAGAACAGCACACAG CCAGAAGCGGCGACTGCTCGTGGCTGA
- the arhgef25b gene encoding rho guanine nucleotide exchange factor 25 isoform X8: protein MAVQEARDWPVRCRHEQAAFGPQSHRRRPCRPIRLTPGAVLLTAGNGAVTPKSCGNKISDSSGEKAFDEGNQEVGTRYEPSGRSSVAAGGEAESYSAAGSDGSRAPSCSGPHQASGGSSPGSRGSSSASRRPVSALKRWLSSPVRRLSADARGAAGKTERQAPRPDRRPARAEERPGSVGPSHKDAVRSSGTMACKGVSAPADPSSQNYLSDLLQDSDAQTLEQDDCAATDAGEEERSVALEKSLYVLTELIETERLYVEDLGLIVQGYMASMSSQGVPEDMKGKDRIVFGNIHQIYDWHKDYFLGELEKCVDEPDNLAQLFIKHERRLHMYVVYCQNKPKSEHVVSEYIDTYFEDLRQTLGHRLQLNDLLIKPVQRIMKYQLLLKDFLKYYSKAGRDTEELQRAVEVMCFVPKRCNDMMNVGRLQGFEGKITAQGRLLQQDTFSVSEQEGGLLPRARERRVFLFERLVVFSEPADRGRGFLAPGYTFKSSIKVSCLGVEKPCEEDPRRLVLTSRGTDGSVARFVMQAPSPGVQRAWRGDVLQILESQRNFLNALQSPIEYQRRENKSHSLGRSTTRPHSSASMDRNRPPCLRSHNASLPSLHPRPHGPGAKRSLCTEASGGRPRCSQNSTQPEAATARG from the exons ATGGCTGTGCAGGAGGCACGAGACTGGCCCGTGCGATGCAGACACGAACAAGCTGCTTTTGGCCCTCAGTCACATAGGAGGAGACCATGCAGGCCCATCCGTCTCACACCGGGCGCCGTCCTCCTCACAGCTGGCAACGGTGCAGTTACACCAAAGAGCTGCGGAAACAAG ATCTCAGACTCGAGTGGGGAGAAAGCGTTTGATGAAGGCAACCAGGAGGTCGGGACACGTTACGAGCCGAGCGGACGGTccagtgtggctgcaggaggtgaAG CTGAGTCCTACTCCGCGGCCGGCAGCGACGGCAGCAGGGCCCCGTCGTGCTCCGGGCCCCACCAGGCCTCGGGCGGCTCCAGCCCCGGCTCGCGCGGCTCGTCGTCGGCGTCGCGGCGGCCCGTCAGCGCCCTGAAGCGCTGGCTCAGCAGCCCCGTCCGCAGGCTCAGCGCCGACGCCCGCGGAGCGGCGGGGAAGACGGAGAGGCAGGCGCCGAGGCCGGACCGGAGGCCGGCGCGGGCGGAGGAGCGGCCCGGGTCCGTGGGGCCCAGCCATAAGGACGCCGTCCGGTCCAGTGGAACCATG GCGTGTAAAGGTGTGTCGGCGCCGGCAGATCCGTCGAGTCAGAACTACTTGTCCGACCTCCTGCAGGACAGCGACGCACAGACTCTGGAGCAG GACGACTGTGCTGCGACGGACGCCGGCGAAGAGGAGCGAAGCGTCGCCCTAGAGAAGAGCTT GTACGTGCTGACGGAGCTGATAGAGACCGAGAGGCTGTACGTGGAGGATCTGGGCCTGATCGTGCAG ggctACATGGCCTCCATGAGCAGCCAGGGCGTTCCCGAGGACATGAAGGGGAAGGACAGGATTGTTTTTGGAAACATCCACCAGATCTACGATTGGCACAAGGA TTATTTCCTGGGAGAGCTGGAGAAGTGTGTGGACGAGCCCGACAACCTGGCCCAGCTCTTCATCAAACAC GAGCGACGCCTTCACATGTACGTGGTTTACTGTCAGAACAAGCCCAAGTCGGAGCACGTCGTCTCCGAGTACATCGACACGTACTTCGAG GATCTCAGGCAGACGCTgggccacaggctgcagctcaacGACCTGCTCATCAAGCCCGTCCAGAGGATCATGAAGTACCAGCTGTTGCTGAAG GACTTCCTCAAGTACTACAGTAAAGCAGGAAGAGACAccgaggagctgcag AGGGCCGTGGAGGTGATGTGCTTCGTGCCGAAGCGCTGTAACGACATGATGAACGTGGGCCGGCTCCAGGGTTTCGAG GGTAAGATCACGGCGCAgggcaggctgctgcagcaggacacgTTCTCCGTCAGCGAGCAGGAGGGCGGCCTCCTGCCGCGCGCCCGGGAGCGCCGGGTCTTTCTGTTCGAGCGGCTGGTGGTCTTCAGCGAGCCCGCGGACCGGGGGAGGGGCTTCCTGGCTCCGGGGTACACGTTCAAGAGCAGCATCAAG GTCAGCTGCCTGGGCGTGGAGAAGCCGTGCGAGGAGGACCCGCGCCGCCTGGTGCTGACCTCCAGGGGCACCGACGGCAGCGTGGCGCGCTTCGTCATGCAGGCGCCGTCGCCCGGCGTGCAGCGAGCGTGGCGCGGCGACGTGCTGCAGATCCTGGAGAGCCAGAGGAACTTCCTCAACG CGCTGCAGTCGCCCATTGAGTACCAGCGCCGGGAGAACAAGTCCCACAGCCTGGGGCGCAGCACCACGCGGCCCCACTCCTCGGCGTCCATGGACCGGAACCGGCCGCCGTGCCTGCGGTCCCACAACGCCTCCCTGCCCTCGCTGCACCCGCGCCCGCACGGCCCCGGCGCCAAG CGCAGTCTGTGCACGGAGGCGTCCGGTGGTCGGCCGCGCTGCAGCCAGAACAGCACACAG CCAGAAGCGGCGACTGCTCGTGGCTGA
- the arhgef25b gene encoding rho guanine nucleotide exchange factor 25 isoform X5, with translation MAVQEARDWPVRCRHEQAAFGPQSHRRRPCRPIRLTPGAVLLTAGNGAVTPKSCGNKISDSSGEKAFDEGNQEVGTRYEPSGRSSVAAGGEAESYSAAGSDGSRAPSCSGPHQASGGSSPGSRGSSSASRRPVSALKRWLSSPVRRLSADARGAAGKTERQAPRPDRRPARAEERPGSVGPSHKDAVRSSGTMACKGVSAPADPSSQNYLSDLLQDSDAQTLEQDDCAATDAGEEERSVALEKSLYVLTELIETERLYVEDLGLIVQGYMASMSSQGVPEDMKGKDRIVFGNIHQIYDWHKDYFLGELEKCVDEPDNLAQLFIKHERRLHMYVVYCQNKPKSEHVVSEYIDTYFEDLRQTLGHRLQLNDLLIKPVQRIMKYQLLLKDFLKYYSKAGRDTEELQRAVEVMCFVPKRCNDMMNVGRLQGFEGKITAQGRLLQQDTFSVSEQEGGLLPRARERRVFLFERLVVFSEPADRGRGFLAPGYTFKSSIKVSCLGVEKPCEEDPRRLVLTSRGTDGSVARFVMQAPSPGVQRAWRGDVLQILESQRNFLNALQSPIEYQRRENKSHSLGRSTTRPHSSASMDRNRPPCLRSHNASLPSLHPRPHGPGAKQRSLCTEASGGRPRCSQNSTQVPDQPEAATARG, from the exons ATGGCTGTGCAGGAGGCACGAGACTGGCCCGTGCGATGCAGACACGAACAAGCTGCTTTTGGCCCTCAGTCACATAGGAGGAGACCATGCAGGCCCATCCGTCTCACACCGGGCGCCGTCCTCCTCACAGCTGGCAACGGTGCAGTTACACCAAAGAGCTGCGGAAACAAG ATCTCAGACTCGAGTGGGGAGAAAGCGTTTGATGAAGGCAACCAGGAGGTCGGGACACGTTACGAGCCGAGCGGACGGTccagtgtggctgcaggaggtgaAG CTGAGTCCTACTCCGCGGCCGGCAGCGACGGCAGCAGGGCCCCGTCGTGCTCCGGGCCCCACCAGGCCTCGGGCGGCTCCAGCCCCGGCTCGCGCGGCTCGTCGTCGGCGTCGCGGCGGCCCGTCAGCGCCCTGAAGCGCTGGCTCAGCAGCCCCGTCCGCAGGCTCAGCGCCGACGCCCGCGGAGCGGCGGGGAAGACGGAGAGGCAGGCGCCGAGGCCGGACCGGAGGCCGGCGCGGGCGGAGGAGCGGCCCGGGTCCGTGGGGCCCAGCCATAAGGACGCCGTCCGGTCCAGTGGAACCATG GCGTGTAAAGGTGTGTCGGCGCCGGCAGATCCGTCGAGTCAGAACTACTTGTCCGACCTCCTGCAGGACAGCGACGCACAGACTCTGGAGCAG GACGACTGTGCTGCGACGGACGCCGGCGAAGAGGAGCGAAGCGTCGCCCTAGAGAAGAGCTT GTACGTGCTGACGGAGCTGATAGAGACCGAGAGGCTGTACGTGGAGGATCTGGGCCTGATCGTGCAG ggctACATGGCCTCCATGAGCAGCCAGGGCGTTCCCGAGGACATGAAGGGGAAGGACAGGATTGTTTTTGGAAACATCCACCAGATCTACGATTGGCACAAGGA TTATTTCCTGGGAGAGCTGGAGAAGTGTGTGGACGAGCCCGACAACCTGGCCCAGCTCTTCATCAAACAC GAGCGACGCCTTCACATGTACGTGGTTTACTGTCAGAACAAGCCCAAGTCGGAGCACGTCGTCTCCGAGTACATCGACACGTACTTCGAG GATCTCAGGCAGACGCTgggccacaggctgcagctcaacGACCTGCTCATCAAGCCCGTCCAGAGGATCATGAAGTACCAGCTGTTGCTGAAG GACTTCCTCAAGTACTACAGTAAAGCAGGAAGAGACAccgaggagctgcag AGGGCCGTGGAGGTGATGTGCTTCGTGCCGAAGCGCTGTAACGACATGATGAACGTGGGCCGGCTCCAGGGTTTCGAG GGTAAGATCACGGCGCAgggcaggctgctgcagcaggacacgTTCTCCGTCAGCGAGCAGGAGGGCGGCCTCCTGCCGCGCGCCCGGGAGCGCCGGGTCTTTCTGTTCGAGCGGCTGGTGGTCTTCAGCGAGCCCGCGGACCGGGGGAGGGGCTTCCTGGCTCCGGGGTACACGTTCAAGAGCAGCATCAAG GTCAGCTGCCTGGGCGTGGAGAAGCCGTGCGAGGAGGACCCGCGCCGCCTGGTGCTGACCTCCAGGGGCACCGACGGCAGCGTGGCGCGCTTCGTCATGCAGGCGCCGTCGCCCGGCGTGCAGCGAGCGTGGCGCGGCGACGTGCTGCAGATCCTGGAGAGCCAGAGGAACTTCCTCAACG CGCTGCAGTCGCCCATTGAGTACCAGCGCCGGGAGAACAAGTCCCACAGCCTGGGGCGCAGCACCACGCGGCCCCACTCCTCGGCGTCCATGGACCGGAACCGGCCGCCGTGCCTGCGGTCCCACAACGCCTCCCTGCCCTCGCTGCACCCGCGCCCGCACGGCCCCGGCGCCAAG CAGCGCAGTCTGTGCACGGAGGCGTCCGGTGGTCGGCCGCGCTGCAGCCAGAACAGCACACAGGTACCAGATCAG CCAGAAGCGGCGACTGCTCGTGGCTGA